In one window of Toxotes jaculatrix isolate fToxJac2 chromosome 10, fToxJac2.pri, whole genome shotgun sequence DNA:
- the ankhd1 gene encoding ankyrin repeat and KH domain-containing protein 1 isoform X2 — protein sequence MQDAVAGTAMLTDGFEDEIDSVTPRSPVAGMGVGATPGGVGLGGIGIGVGGKKVRLYGEPGGPAAERLDFKLAAAAVLSSGPGSGSDEDEVSEVESFILDQEDLDNPIMKTASELLLSSATDGVDLRTVDPETQARLEALLEAAGIGKLSTADGKAFADPEVLRRLTSSVSCALDEAAAALTRMRAENTLNAGQADNLVIFSRSLAEACSDGDVNAVRKLLDEGRSVNEHTEEGESLLCLACSAGYYELAQVLLAMHANVEDRGIKGDITPLMAAASGGYVDIVKLLLVHGADVNAQSSTGNTALTYACAGGFVDVVKVLLKEGANIEDHNENGHTPLMEAASAGHVEVARVLLEYGAGINTHSNEFKESALTLACYKGHLDMVRFLLEAGADQEHKTDEMHTALMEACMDGHVEVARLLLDSGAQVNMPADSFESPLTLAACGGHVELAALLIERGANLEEVNDEGYTPLMEAAREGHEEMVALLLAQGANINAQTEETQETALTLACCGGFLEVADFLIKAGADIELGCSTPLMEAAQEGHLELVKYLLAAGANVHATTATGDTALTYACENGHTDVADVLLQAGANLEHESEGGRTPLMKAARAGHLCTVQFLISKGANVNRATANNDHTVVSLACAGGHLAVVELLLAHGADPTHRLKDGSTMLIEAAKGGHTNVVSYLLDYPNNILSVPAPDLSQLTPPSQDASQVPRVPIQALAMVVPPQEPDRAPSNITTPPPISSKGVSKQRQAALQPGVPTSVGRGPEAEPLPPFHLCQPLECIVEETEGKLNELGQRISAIEKAQLQSLELIQGEPLTKDKIEELKKSREEQVQKKKKILKELQKVERQLQLKTQQQFTKEYMEAKGLKEEQEAGLSQGPGPGSTTSAPGPLSTTPGAQAHTSSDTDEEANKDGEQEEQPGEEGEEEEDDDDDEEGSEEEADGEEEDYPKLPQVGTILYRDGPQQPPLPPSPQAQPQPPPPPLQAAFVPIQPLPDYNPTDYPGSTSPELQRVLVGQQMLGQQQQGQGQQMAGLGPGMIPQQAPDGLMVATPAQTLTDTLDDIMAAVSNRVPMLNTTTSPTPLSQPPTQTPANIASPPSVLPLYPSVDIDAHTESNHDTALTLACAGGHEELVSVLIARGANIEHRDKKGFTPLILAATAGHVGVVEVLLDKGGDIEAQSERTKDTPLSLACSGGRQEVVELLLLRGANKEHRNVSDYTPLSLAASGGYVNIIKILLNAGAEINSRTGSKLGISPLMLAAMNGHVPAVKLLLDMGSDINAQIETNRNTALTLACFQGRAEVVSLLLDRKANVEHRAKTGLTPLMEAASGGYAEVGRVLLDKGADVNAPPVPSSRDTALTIAADKGHYKFCELLINRGAHIDVRNKKGNTPLWLAANGGHFDVVQLLVHASADVDAADNRKITPLMAAFRKGHVKVVQYLVKEVNQFPSDIECMRYIATIADKELLKKCHQCMETIVKAKDQQAAEANKNASILLKELDLEKSREESKKQALAAKREKRKEKRKKKKEEQKRKQEEEEGQKIKEESSEMQEQKEDSAEETEVPIEPPSATTTTTIGISATSTTFTTAFGKKRASVATTPSTNRKNKKNKTKDSSPNEPIILQDSQVALAQHKADKNKIHGEPRGGGGGVTGGNSDSDPLDSTDCASESSSSGGKSQELNYLPDLTSSASSSSSTSSSSSAPSSGAAQALLPGPEKRHCPQPQTDGKVDNKVTVSISKPTQKAPDTSDSTSNSLPSPFKTMALPVTSPNSKLSLTSPKRGQKREEGWKEVVRRSKKLSVPASVVSRIMGRGGCNITAIQDVTGAHIDVDKQKDKNGERMITIRGGTESTRYAVQLINALIQDPAKELEDLIPRNHIRAPGSKTTSASFPSTTGATSGSTTGPKALSSLVTSTGVSFQPSSSSSSSSSQAGGKIGKGLSSNVRQPFPVSLPLAYAHPQLALLAAQTMHQIRHPRLPMAQFGGTFSPAASTWGPFPVRPVSPGSANSSPKHNGGTNSTGGQARPNSTHSEHSNTASSGAPVTTTNTTTTSAPNTSTAAASPHTPNPTPYNPQPSVPTPSSVRKQLFAPDPKPAGVTPVSAAATATSGTNAVRGTGSPAHHSSTTTTANTPQQPVGPISQPPIQPTKTEPSAVAPPGKDKPSLPVESQPVSVSESINSVGFAAPAMALPPKPEPRQQLPPPPSSVPSTEAPLTLLNPQPSSHLPSATPPVLSHNVSHPNNTVPHFSAPAPRVSHRMQPPGPYYSLPEQQQQQQQQQTQQQQQQQQSVFVPFNAQQEPPKQTQNQTSQPTSLPPQAQTQAQAQAPGSLQVSANLGMMNGSQMQHVANAGKPQQIPPNFGPAGLFNFSSIFDNNNQVGNNQVWGACHLPARSPPEQSYSAPPAYMSMGQMENMMPPPPPDSSKAPGYRSASQRMVNSPIALTSYATSISASPVYLHGHTPVGTPSFSRQHFSPHPWSASTSGESPVPPPSTVSSSALSTSAVAPPPQPKPGSSSQQDRKVPPPIGTERLARIRQTGSVNPPLLTTSYTASVGQGGIWSFGVGSASEAMSGWSQPLMSSHMMHPQLQAEQSAFSQHQPMEQDDTGIANPANNYHQPQHLPNSYMDFPKGMPMSMYGGTMLPPHPPMAEAPGGPMYNGLHAGDPAWSPIIKVVPNNADNSDPQQQVWPGTWAPHVGNVHLNHVN from the exons ATGCAGGATGCAGTAGCCGGGACGGCAATGCTGACGGACGGCTTCGAGGACGAGATTGACTCGGTGACTCCTCGCTCCCCAGTGGCAGGGATGGGGGTAGGAGCGACACCAGGAGGAGTCGGACTAGGGGGCATTGGGATTGGTGTAGGAGGAAAGAAAGTACGTTTGTACGGCGAACCAGGCGGGCCTGCTGCAGAAAGACTGGATTTCAAACTAGCGGCCGCGGCCGTCCTCTCCTCGGGTCCAGGATCCGGCAGCGACGAAGACGAGGTTTCAGAG GTGGAGTCATTCATTTTGGACCAGGAGGACCTGGACAACCCCATCATGAAGACAGCGTCAGAGTTGCTTTTGTCCAGCGCTACAGATGGAGTAGATTTAAGGACTGTTGATCCAGAGACACAGGCCCGACTTGAAGCTCTACTGGAAGCTGCAG GCATCGGTAAACTGTCCACTGCCGATGGTAAAGCTTTTGCAGACCCCGAGGTGCTACGGCGACTGACGTCATCTGTGAGCTGTGCCCTGGATGAGGCTGCAGCAGCCCTGACACGTATGAGAGCTGAAAACACGCTCAACGCCGGCCAAGCCGACAA TCTGGTTATTTTCAGCCGTAGTTTAGCAGAGGCGTGCTCAGATGGGGATGTCAACGCCGTGCGCAAATTGTTGGATGAGGGACGGAGCGTCAacgaacacacagaggaaggggAGAGCCTGCTCTGCCTCGCCTGCTCGGCTGGCTACTATGAACTTGCACAG GTTTTGTTGGCCATGCATGCCAATGTGGAGGACAGGGGCATCAAAGGGGACATAACGCCACTTATGGCTGCTGCCAGCGGAGGTTATGTGGACATTGTTAAACTACTTCTGGTCCACGGGGCAGATGTTAATGCACAGTCCTCCACAG GCAACACAGCTCTGACGTACGCATGTGCTGGTGGCTTCGTGGATGTGGTGAAGGTGCTGCTAAAAGAGGGTGCTAACATTGAGGACCACAACGAGAACGGACACACACCTCTTATGGAGGCAGCCAGCGCTGGCCACGTGGAAGTTGCCAGGGTGCTCTTGGAGTATGGCGCCGGCATCAACACACACTCCAATGAGTTCAAGGAGAGTGCTCTCACACTTGCCTGCTACAAAG GTCACTTGGATATGGTGCGTTTTCTGTTGGAGGCTGGAGCAGACCAGGAACATAAAACAGATGAGATGCACACAGCATTGATGGAGGCGTGCATG GACGGCCATGTGGAGGTAGCACGGCTGCTGTTGGACAGCGGTGCTCAGGTCAACATGCCAGCTGATTCCTTCGAGTCGCCCCTCACCCTCGCAGCCTGTGGAGGACATGTGGAGCTGGCAGCCTTGCTCATAGAGAGAGGAGCCAACTTGGAGGAG GTTAATGATGAGGGCTACACCCCTCTGATGGAGGCAGCTAGAGAAGGCCATGAGGAGATGGTAGCACTGCTGCTGGCTCAAG GTGCTAACATCAACGCCCAGACAGAGGAGACCCAGGAGACGGCTTTGACTCTAGCATGCTGTGGAGGCTTTTTGGAGGTGGCCGACTTCCTCATCAAGGCGGGGGCTGACATTGAGTTGGGCTGCTCTACTCCCCTAATGGAGGCTGCACAGGAGGGCCATCTGGAGTTGGTCAAATATCTGCTGGCTGCAG GGGCAAACGTTCATGCCACCACGGCAACAGGTGACACGGCATTGACGTACGCGTGTGAGAACGGACACACTGATGTTGCAGATGTGCTACTGCAGGCTGGAGCCAACTTG GAACATGAGTCTGAAGGGGGGCGGACGCCCTTAATGAAGGCAGCAAGGGCGGGACATCTCTGTACAGTGCAGTTCCTAATCAGCAAAG GTGCTAATGTGAACAGAGCTACTGCCAATAATGATCACACAGTGGTGTCTCTGGCCTGTGCTGGAGGACATCTGGCTGTGGTGGAGTTGCTGCTGGCGCATGGGGCGGATcctacacacagactcaaa GATGGTTCGACCATGTTGATAGAAGCTGCTAAGGGTGGCCACACCAATGTGGTGTCCTACTTGTTGGATTACCCCAACAACATCCTGTCTGTCCCAGCCCCTGACCTCTCCCAGCTCACTCCTCCCTCGCAAGATGCCTCTCAG GTTCCTCGTGTCCCAATCCAAGCTCTCGCCATGGTAGTGCCCCCTCAGGAGCCTGACCGAGCCCCATCAAACATCACCACACCCCCACCCATCTCCAGCAAAG GCGTGTCCAAACAGAGACAGGCAGCCCTTCAGCCCGGTGTCCCCACCTCAGTTGGCCGGGGGCCTGAAGCAGAGCCTCTGCCGCCCTTCCACTTGTGCCAACCTCTAGAGTGCATCGTGGAGGAGACGGAGGGAAAGCTCAATGAGCTTGGCCAGAGAATCAGCGCTATTGAGAAGGCCCAGCTTCAGTCACTGGAGCTCATTCAGGGGGAGCCGCTCACCAAAGACAAGattgaggagctgaagaagagcCGAGAGGAGCAG gtgcagaagaagaagaaaatcttgAAGGAGTTGCAGAAGGTGGAGcgccagctgcagctgaaaacacagcaacagttCACCAAAGAGTACATGGAGGCGAAGGGCTtaaaggaggagcaggaggccgGACTGAGCCAGGGCCCGGGGCCCGGAAGTACGACGTCTGCTCCAGGGCCCCTTTCCACCACACCAGGTGCCCAAGCACACACCAGCTCCGATACGGATGAGGAGGCCAACAAAGATGGGGAGCAAGAGGAGCAGCCaggagaggaaggggaagaG GAAGAGGATGACGATGACGATGAGGAGGGTTCAGAAGAAGAGGCAGATGGCGAAGAGGAAGATTACCCCAAGCTTCCTCAGGTGGGTACAATCCTCTACAGGGATGGGCCACAAcagcctcctctgcctccttcgcCACAGGCTCaaccccagcctcctcctccgcctcttcAGGCTGCCTTCGTCCCCATCCAGCCCCTGCCCGACTACAACCCAACAGACTACCCGGGAAGTACCAgcccagagctgcagagggtaCTTGTGGGGCAACAGATGCTGGGtcaacagcagcagggacagggtCAGCAGATGGCTGGGTTAGGTCCAGGAATGATACCTCAGCAGGCCCCCGATGGGCTCATGGTAGCTACACCTGCACAGACGCTCACAGACACGCTGGATGACATCATGGCAG CTGTGAGCAACCGCGTACCCATGCTGAACACTACAACCTCACCCACACCCCTGTCCCAGCCACCCACACAGACGCCCGCAAACATTGCCTCGCCCCCTTCGGTCCTGCCCCTCTATCCCTCTGTTGACATAGatgcacat ACGGAGAGTAACCATGACACAGCGCTGACGCTGGCGTGTGCAGGAGGACACGAGGAGCTCGTATCTGTCCTCATTGCACGGGGAGCCAACATTGAGCACCGGGACAAAAAAG GGTTTACCCCTCTGATCCTGGCTGCCACTGCTGGCCACGTAGGAGTGGTGGAGGTGCTCCTGGACAAAGGGGGTGACATTGAGGCTCAGTCAGAGAGAACCAAAGACACACCCCTCTCCCTGGCCTGCTCTGGGGGACGCCAGGAG GTTGTTGAGTTGCTGCTGCTTCGGGGAGCCAATAAGGAACACCGCAATGTTTCAGACTACACGCCTCTTAGTTTGGCTGCCTCTGGGGGTTACGTTAACATCATCAAGATACTCCTAAATGCTGGAGCTGAGATTAACTCCAG GACTGGCAGCAAGCTGGGAATCTCTCCTTTGATGCTGGCAGCTATGAATGGTCACGTACCAGCAGTGAAGCTGTTGCTAGATATGGGCTCAGACATCAACGCCCAGATTGAgaccaacagaaacacagctctGACCCTAGCCTGCTTCCAGGGAAGGGCCGAGGTCGTCAGTCTGCTGCTAGATCGCAAGGCCAACGTAGAGCATCGTGCTAAG ACCGGTCTTACTCCTCTGATGGAGGCAGCCTCAGGAGGTTATGCAGAGGTGGGTCGAGTGCTGCTGGATAAAGGCGCAGATGTCAATGCTCCCCCTGTTCCCTCATCCCGAGACACTGCTCTCACCATTGCTGCCGACAAGGGCCACTACAAGTTTTGTGAGCTGCTTATCAACAG GGGTGCCCATATCGATGTACGAAACAAGAAAGGGAACACTCCGCTATGGCTGGCGGCAAACGGCGGCCATTTTGACGTGGTCCAGCTCTTGGTGCATGCCAGTGCTGATGTGGATGCAGCCGACAACCGCAAGATCACCCCCCTCATGGCTGCTTTCCGCAAG GGTCATGTGAAGGTGGTGCAATATCTTGTGAAGGAAGTCAACCAATTCCCATCAGATATTGAGTGCATGAGATACATCGCCACAATTGCTGACAAG gAGCTGTTGAAGAAGTGCCACCAGTGCATGGAGACCATTGTCAAAGCCAAAGACCAGCAGGCAGCTGAGGCCAACAAGAACGCTAGCATTCTCCTCAAGGAGCTTGACTTGGAGAAG TCCCGAGAGGAGAGCAAGAAGCAGGCTCTGGCTGCCAAGCGTGAGAAGCGTAAGGAGAAacgcaagaagaagaaggaggagcagaagaggaagcaggaggaagaggaggggcaGAAAATCAAGGAGGAGTCCTCTGAGATGCAGGAGCAGAAGGAGGATTCAGCTGAAG AAACAGAAGTTCCCATTGAGCCTCCCAGtgcaaccaccaccaccaccattggTATATCTGCCACCTCCACCACTTTCACTACAGCTTTTGGTAAGAAGCGAGCTAGTGTGGCCACTACCCCGAGCACCAACCGcaagaacaaaaagaacaagACGAAGGACTCCTCGCCCAATGAACCCATCATATTACAGGATTCGCAG gttGCACTAGCACAACACAAGGCTGACAAGAACAAGATCCACGGTGAGCCacggggtgggggtgggggagtgaCGGGTGGCAACAGCGATTCTGACCCCTTGGATAGCACCGACTGTGccagtgagagcagcagcagcgggggCAAGAGTCAGGAGCTCAACTACCTCCCTGACCTcacctcctccgcctcctcctcctcttccacctcctcctcctcctcagcccccTCCTCAGGAGCAGCCCAGGCCCTCCTGCCCGGCCCAGAGAAGAGACACTGTCCTCAGCCACAGACTGACGGCAAGGTGGACAACAAGGTCACAGTCTCCATCTCAAAACCAACGCAAAA AGCTCCAGACACGAGcgactccacctccaactcctTGCCCTCTCCATTCAAGACCATGGCTCTTCCCGTCACCTCACCCAACAGTAAGCTCAGCCTCACGAGCCCCAAGAGAGGccagaagagagaagaaggttGGAAGGAGGTGGTCAGAAG ATCAAAGAAGCTGTCTGTGCCAGCCTCCGTTGTGTCTCGGATCATGGGCCGAGGGGGCTGCAACATCACAGCTATCCAGGACGTGACAGGAGCTCACATTGACGTGGACAAACAGAAGGACAAGAACGGGGAGAGGATGATCACCATAAG AGGAGGGACAGAGTCTACAAGGTATGCAGTCCAGCTGATCAATGCTCTAATCCAAGACCCAGCCAAAGAGCTTGAGGATCTTATCCCGAGGAATCACATCAGAGCCCCAGGCTCTAAAACGACCTCCGCTTCCTTCCCCAGTACCACAGGGGCCACCAGCGGTTCAACCACTGGACCAAAGGCCCTGAGCTCGTTAGTCACCTCCACAGGCGTCTCGTTCCagccctcctcatcctcatcttcatcctcctcccagGCTGGGGGAAAGATTGGGAAGGGGCTGTCATCAAATGTCAGACAGcctttccctgtctctctgcccttgGCATACGCCCACCCTCAGCTGGCTCTCCTGGCTGCTCAGACCATGCACCAGATCAGACACCCTCGTCTACCCATGGCCCAGTTTGGTGGTACCTTCTCTCCTGCCGCCAGCACCTGGGGACCCTTTCCTGTGCGTCCTGTGAGTCCCGGCAGTGCTAACAGCTCCCCCAAACACAATGGAGGAACCAACAGTACTGGAGGCCAAGCCAGACCCAACTCAACCCACAGTGAACACAGCAACACGGCCAGCTCAGGAGCCCCAGTCAcgaccaccaacaccaccaccaccagtgcTCCTAACACGTCTACAGCTGCAGCCTCGCCTCATACCCCTAATCCTACCCCATACAATCCCCAGCCGAGCGTCCCCACTCCTTCCTCTGTTCGAAAACAGCTCTTCGCCCCTGACCCCAAGCCTGCAGGCGTCACCCCTGTGTCTGCTGCCGCCACTGCAACTAGTGGCACCAATGCAGTACGAGGCACAGGTTCTCCTGCACATCACAGTTCCACTACAACTACCGCGAACACCCCTCAGCAGCCAGTCGGACCTATCTCACAGCCCCCCATCCAGCCAACCAAAACAGAGCCCAGTGCCGTTGCACCTCCTGGAAAAGACAAGCCCTCTCTACCTGTAGAGAGCCAGCCTGTTTCTGTCAGCGAGAGCATCAACTCTGTGGGTTTCGCTGCCCCTGCCATGGCTTTACCTCCCAAGCCAGAGCCTCGACAGCAGttacctcctcctccctcctctgtacCATCCACAGAGGCTCCACTAACCCTTCTCAACCCACAGCCCAGCTCCCACCTCCCCTCAGCAACTCCTCCTGTCCTGTCACACAATGTTTCACACCCCAACAACACTGTACCCCACTTCTCTGCCCCTGCGCCCAGAGTCTCCCATCGTATGCAGCCACCAGGGCCTTACTATTCCCTTCccgaacaacagcagcagcagcaacagcagcagacgcaacaacagcagcagcaacaacagtcTGTGTTCGTGCCCTTCAACGCTCAGCAGGAACCCCCGAAACAGACCCAAAACCAGACGTCCCAGCCCACAAGTTTGCCTCCACAAGCCCAGACCCAAGCTCAAGCCCAGGCTCCAGGCTCCCTTCAGGTCTCTGCAAACCTGGGGATGATGAACGGTTCTCAGATGCAGCATGTGGCCAATGCAGGCAAGCCTCAACAGATACCTCCCAACTTCGGTCCTGCAGGCCTCTTCAACTTCAGCAGCATCTTCGATAACAATAACCAG GTTGGTAACAATCAGGTGTGGGGTGCATGCCATCTGCCTGCTCGCTCACCACCAGAGCAGTCGTACTCGGCTCCACCAGCCTACATGAGCATGGGTCAAATGGAGAATATGATGCCCCCACCTCCTCCAGACAGCTCCAAAGCCCCTGGCTACCGCTCTGCCTCCCAGAGGATGGTCAACAGCCCCATCG CTTTGACCAGCTATGCCACCAGTATCTCTGCCAGTCCTGTGTATCTGCACGGTCATACGCCAGTTGGCACACCCTCCTTCAGCAGACAGCACTTTTCCCCTCATCCATGGAGTGCATCCACATCAG GCGAATCTCCTGTCCCACCTCCCTCTACAGTATCATCCTCTGCCCTTTCCACCTCGGCTGTGGCCCCTCCCCCCCAGCCTAAGCCAGGCAGCTCCTCGCAGCAGGACCGGAAGGTTCCCCCACCCATCGGCACAGAGCGGCTGGCCAGGATCAGGCAGACGGGTTCTGTCAACCCACCTCTCCTCACCACCAGCTACACGGCATCTGTTGGACAGGGAGGAATTTGGTCGTTTGGGGTTGGCAGTGCTTCGG AGGCCATGTCCGGTTGGTCCCAGCCCCTGATGAGCAGTCACATGATGCACCCTCAGCTTCAGGCAGAACAGTCGGCCTTCTCTCAGCACCAGCCCATGGAGCAAGATGACACAGGCATCGCGAACCCTGCTAACAACTACCACCAGCCTCAGCATTTGCCCAACAGTTACATGGACTTCCCAAAG GGGATGCCTATGTCAATGTATGGAGGAACCATgctgcctcctcatcctcccatGGCGGAGGCGCCAGGGGGACCGATGTACAATGGTTTGCACGCTGGTGACCCCGCATGGAGCCCCATCATCAAAGTGGTCCCAAACAACGCAGATAATTCTGACCCACAACAGCAG GTGTGGCCTGGTACCTGGGCACCTCATGTGGGCAATGTGCACCTGAACCACGTTAACTAG